From the genome of Papaver somniferum cultivar HN1 unplaced genomic scaffold, ASM357369v1 unplaced-scaffold_21, whole genome shotgun sequence:
actTTTTAAAGTCtgtataacctgttatgcataatTCCCTCTCATTTGTATATGTTATGTTATTTATTCAAAAAATACGGTAAAGGGATGTGAAATATGACGGCTCGAATTTAAAGCTTCTCCAACGGTTGATTTACTTGTTTCATACGTGTCAATATTGTGTTCACTTTCTTTTGGTAAAAGTTCCCTTATGTAGATATAATATGGTAAGTGTTGGAAACCAAAAAAAAGAATCATCTCCAACCCAGATCAATTTTAATCTCTTGTCCATTAAGAGTGTCATTTAATAATCAAcaatttttctatttttattttctaacttATTTCATTGACATAAAAATAACTAAAGTGGGAAGGTATCCTCAAGGTGAATGTCTTCCCAGAATTAAGACATTTACCTTGAGAATACCTTCATATAATTAAGCCGCATCTTTACTCATTTATCTAAAAAGTTATGATTAGAGAagaattttaataatattttatgTGTATTCTATGTGGATTTAGACATTTAGTTTGACACATATTGCACTGGAGAAGCTCTTAGAAGTGTGCAATCATGTTGTTATACATGTTAGCACGTTCTGGAATAGTTAACAAACCCAAAAGTGCAGCAAACCTGGAAAAAAAAGTACATTTAAATGGAAGTAATGTATTAGTAATGGCAATACATTACATATATaacaaacataaaaaccttaTCGATAATTCTTCGCATTGGAAAGATTCATTTGGAAAACTAACCTGATATGTGTTACATAATACTTGTTGGAAAATATTTTTAAGCACttacataataaacataaaatgactgtcaaattataattattttttatactAATATTAATCAATAAAAAGAGTGATATTAGAAATGATACTTATTTAATAAAAGTGTCGGTTACAAAGTAGTCATACTTCTTAATATGTGTTTGCAAATTTGGTCatattttttaattttcattATAAAATGATTATTTTCTATTCGATTTAacattttctttatcttttcccaAAACACCCACTCACAAAATAACCCTCCCTCATTTAATTGAATTGATTGAAATGGTGGTGGCCATACTTAAGATGCTTTGCTAAACTTAAAGGAGAAACATTGAACCTTTTGGATGAGTGGCATATGACGATCATGAACTGGGCTAAAATACCGCTGCGACGTCAAGAAGCGACACCACCGCTACCAAATAGCACCACCGTCAAACAATACCGTTTAAATAGGTAATTATCAAAAAATTAACGGGaatatataaattaaaaaaatcaacaatGGCCGAATTTAACGGTGAGTGATTACTTAACTGGCATATTTAACAAATTGATGATTGAACTCCTGTCACAACGGGGGGTGGGGGGGAAACAAAATTTTTGTTTAAAATAAAATGGCAATAGTTCAACTTTTGGAAAAatgaaattttaaaataaaatggCAGATGATTAATAATTATCATCTGCAACTCTGTTATAAGGATGTTGAATCTCTGTGAGTTTGGATACCATCACATCTAAATCTAAATGGGTAAAAGCAAACCACAGTTTATCAACAAAATTCTAATAAACATAATTATTCCACTACATGAACTAGTTTGAAGTAAAAGTTCTGCATTGGATATAACTGGACAGTAACGATACTCATAGATATTATGAGCCTGAAATGTTTACTTTAATGTATTCTTAGTTTCCTCCACCTCAAATCCGAAATCTCAGTTGATATTGGAAAAAGTTACTGCAAATTTAATTATAAAAATCTCAGCATAATCATAAAAACATTTTGGACTTGTATATATATCCTATTTGTAGGTATAAAGACACAATATAGATGTAAAGGAGCCATAAATGCCAATGAACTAGTGCGCCCCAATCAAATGATGGACACAAAAAATATGACTAGACTAACATAATTTTTAGGTTCACTTCTGTTTCCAGGGTACCTGTGGCAGGTAAAAGAAGTTGCATGCGAAATGAGAGTCTATATTTGAACTTCATTGGAGGATTACAAAAATTTGCTTAGTTACCCAACATGGTATCACGTGGTCCAAAATGCACATTCTAACTCCCAAATTTGTGAAAGACTCGAAATTGTCTCCGTAAACTTATATATCTGACATGTGATATAAAATTGAATCCCTCCAAGTATATGTGCCTTAACCTGTCCCTTGAGATACTAGCTAGTTATGGCGTTGGCTATGCTCGTGACTGTGGAGGTGTTTGCGCTGTGGTAGATATATTGTTGTTGCTGGTATTGACGGAGAGACGATAACAaagtttattttaatattataaagATTACcgataaaaagagaaaagaaaaaaaaattagtaagTAGGATATGAAAATCAGCTGTAAATGTTGAGTGAAATATCCCTCAAGGATATTATGACCATATAATTTAAATTCTTGGTTATTTGAACCATAGTCATATTTTGCTAGCCCTACAGATCTGGGAATTCAAATCCaagttaattaattaattttgtgtacTAACTAGTCCATCCATTTGAAATTTAAAAATCTCAAGAACAAAGGATGTTGATGTGTGTCGTGAGTGcaattagattaaatcacttatttccacacaattaactggtaatataatggaagaaaggatcgttcccacgaagagaagggagtttagttgtcaaaaaggtcACAAATGGGGGGTTTTGGTTGAGAATGCTTTCCAAACCGTAACCTTCCCTGTATTTGCATACGGCTTGCTTTCCTCGCCGTAACTCTGACTCTGACAATTCCTTGTGAACCTGATTCATCTACGGTTGGGTTGATATgatttaccaaccgtaactctgacATAAAATCTGCTCTTCTTCCCAGGCATATGGTGTGGTTTTGTAGCACTTCCCTACCGTAAGTGGCCCTGAGTTTGCGTACGGTTGGGTTTCCCCACCTTATGTATTTCCAGAACTTGGtcctttcttctttttatttatttcaacTACGATTCCATTgactttggatgattcacctaaagaaacaaataaaacacaaaacaagagtaatacaaggataacatgcaagaaatatagctaaaacaagtatggaatggacactaaaatcatgtgaattatgcacttatcaaattccccacacttagattttgctagtcctagaTCAAACTAACTaaagtacaacaactccatgttgtTGAGGATACGGATGCACTTAGcaaatgcaacatgcctttatacccctaggtgtccctagtggacgagttatagtttcGTGAGGGAttacgagagatatacccacaaaacctactccaacttcaaagtgttccagcttcccaagcatccaaagagatatgaggacatagagtttctgcatgctagtaataagaagtaagaaataccaaagaaaatattcattcttaaatcttgagtgagaaataaccacaccataatgagagaatgcgtgtttgagagcgatcaataagcatttcgcctcgacttctaccTCACTTAAcatgattttatgataattgcactcaataagacgtcTTTTTATGGGTATCACATGTgtgtaggtaggaatgaagagagaatcctatacacattgaatggtgggaaggaaaccttccgaattatttctggagactccacaaaatcgtgaAAAATAAGAatatttctgatgatctctaagaaaggaaatcaaccattattattaaaaatagaggatcagagtacttaccaccttcacatttgattgcaatgatgataacaccactctcacagcatccaatggAACGTaatcttcagctcgtcttcttcatcttcttggtcttcgtcttcggtcttcaactattgatgataaactaacAGAATTTTTAGGTTCACTTCTGTCTCCAGGGTACCTGTGGCAGGTAAAAGAAGTTGCATGCGAAATGAGAGTCTATATTTGAACTTCATTGGAGGATTACAAAAATTTGCTTAGTTACCCAACATGGTATCACGTGGTCCAAAATGCACATTCTAACTCCCAAATTTGTGAAAGACTCGAAATTGTCTCCGTAAACTTATATATCTGACATGTGATATAAAATTGAATCCCTCCAAGTATATGTGCCTTAACCTGTCCCTTGAGATACTAGCTAGTTGTGGCGTTGGCTATGCTCGTGACTGTGGAGGTGTTTACGCTGTGGCAGATATATTGTTGTTGCTGGTATTGACGGAGAGACGATAACAaagttattttaatattataaagATTACcgataaaaagagaaaagaaaaaaaaattagtaagTAGGATATGAAAATCAGCTGTAAATGTTGGGTGAAATATCCCTAAAGGATATTATAACCATATAATTTAAATTCTTGGTTATTTGAACCATAGTCATATTTTGCTAGCACTACAGATCTGGGAATTCAAATCCaagttaattaattaattttgtgtacTAACTAGTCCATCCATTTGAAATTTAAAAATCTCAAGAACAAAGGATGTTGATGTGTGTCGTGAGTGCAATcagattaaatcacttatttccacacaattaactggtaatataatggaagaaaggatcgttcccacgaagagaagggagtttagttgtcaaaaaggtcacaaatggggggttttggtttttagatttcaaagtaaataaacaaagcaattgaaATTGAGTTGTAAGCAATAAggagagagatgatcgaggaatccttctttgttactaaaccgtcaatgagttaatatattcatccgttcatcattaatcatagattatcatcaACCGTGGGATAACAACTAGTGCAGTGTTATCctctaaagtcctttggtcactggataccgaagcgctcgaatatcAGATTCTACTCGCcaagccaccaagtagtagcgcactcaaggtgtaacttgGTCGAATACTTTAGGTTTTAAGACTTAGGTTAatcttagtagttagactcttaggcaaggtccactttctaataTTGTTCTACACGCgattctccacagaatccctctacacggtctcacgttttctacttgtgtaaggattattcaacaattacacggatatcctaaccctttactagaaaTAGATCAATTAATAAACTACTATAGTTGGCCACCTAGAGCAATCAATTTATCAATCATAAGCATTAATCAAAGTAGaagcaaacgataatcatatgaagaaatcaaactaGATGCatatattaaaccaaatcaagtcgagaacttagaattcatcctcaatcaagtatgggtttagctactcatggatgtagaagcatGTTATACAATTTataaactagagaagaaatcGTTACGATTAATGATAACCGCTTCGAAACCCTAGATCCATTGTTATTCTTTCTCTCCAAGCTTGCAAAGTTGTGTCAAAAGATATCTTCTTAATGTCTTGAGGCTCTCCTTATATAGTACCCACGAAATATAGGGTTTAGAATCCGTCCGGGACCGGGTTTACACGTTTTAGAAGTCAAAAGTCGCACCTTCAGCACCTGGCTACGGTTGGGTTTTTATATGTTTTCCCACCGTAATGTCCCCTGAGATTACGTACTGTTGGGAATTTTGAGTTTCCCAACCGTAAGTTCATCTGTGTTTGCATACGGTTGGGTTCTGAATCCCCTCCTTTACATTGTTTCAccattttggccacaacttcttcatccgacgtCTGATTaagctcattctttttgcgttaatTTTGTCTTGTCGTCCTCTACAATATGGTGTCTTCAAATCCTTCATATCTTCTCATTTTTGTCTACGTTTTGGTTGAGAATGCTTTCCAAACCGTAACCTTCCCTGTATTTGCATACGGCTTGCTTTCCTCGCCGTAACTCTGACTCTGACAATTCCTTGTGAACCTGATTCATCTACGGTTGGGTTGATATgatttaccaaccgtaactctgacATAAAATCTGCTCTTCTTCCCAGGCATATGGTGTGGTTTTGTAGCACTTCCCTACCGTAAGTGGCCCTGAGTTTGCGTACGGTTGGGTTTCCCCACCTTATGTATTTCCAGAACTTGGtcctttcttctttttatttatttcaacTACGATTCCATTgactttggatgattcacctaaagaaacaaataaaacacaaaacaagagtaatacaaggataacatgcaagaaatatagctaaaacaagtatgtaatagacactaaaatcatgtgaattatgcacttatcaaattcccaacacttagcttttgctagtcctcgatcaaactaactaaagtacaacaactccatgttgtTGAGGATACGGATGCACTTAGcaaatgcaacatgcctttatacccctaggtgtccctagtggacgagttatagtttcGTGAGGGAttacgagagatatacccacaaaacctactccaacttcaaagtgttccagcttcccaagcatccaaagagatatgaggacatagagtttctgcatgctagtaataagaagtaagaaataatattcattcttaaatcttgagtgagaaataaccacaccataatgagagaatgcgtgtttgagagcgatcaataagcatttcgcctcgacttctaccTCATTTAACATGagtttatgataattgcactcaataagacgtcTTTTTATGGGTATCACATGTgtgtaggtaggaatgaagagagaatcctatacacattgaatggtgggaaggaaaccttccgaattatttctggagactccacaaaatcgtgaAAAATAAGAatatttctgatgatctctaagaaaggaaatcaaccattattattaaaaatagaggatcagagtacttaccaccttcacatttgattgcaatgatgataacaccactctcacaccATCCAATGGAACGTaatcttcagctcgtcttcttcaacttcttggtcttcgtcttcggtcttcaactattgatgataaactcttgaacttcgtataaGTTCGACAATTTTTTAACTTTTTCCCtctatttccttgttgcttgaaacttccttataaatttttcttcctcgtgaccttattgaacaaataacaacctaaatgcgaatctttttgtatttttcatttttttttaattgacaaAAACATTGtaactacaaaaataataatgaaattaaaattaacattgccataaaagaagtactttaccactttgatattcacaacttgtattgtcttcgtatcataaacttcaataactctcatcttttgattttcttcgctcttataaataagtcttcatacttggatataaaaattatgctccttatgtataagtcttcaacatgtatataaaaatcttctcattgtatgttgctttacttggatatgaaatttgctcttactcatattgttgcttctaaacctcaaacgtcttcaactttccttgtagattttgatgtcgctcccttgttgatgatgatggtgtgtttCTATGGAGCCGTTGTTggtgagagagagaatggtgctaactgcaaatcaaactacaagaaggtggtttttatCTATAGACGACCCCCTCATGATTggaaaaattagcactcaagagatcaaagagtagtgcttctattggtgggaggttgggtagctcaccattctacccggaattaacgtacggtgacacacactcaaaagaaagctctttagtcatatacaaagaaatctggtctggtgcctcagttgatatgaaaataggtaatcttcactaatgattgatcagcaactctaataatgcatttctccctgctcctaatttgcgtcaccggcatgattaaatccattatttaacactccaattcgtaagaaatccgaacgtagttccccaAAACTTCCAAATTCAGTTATGCCGGTAagaattctctatgtaatcaTACCTAGaatatgctagtgactctaaaatatctaaaagttgaaggttttttatgcaaaattttgaaaaatcaaagaccaaaaactatatatgcaaaatactcccccacacttatacTTTACATTggcctcaatgtaattgactcatcctaagtaaaatcaaggtgggaaatcaaaatatgatatgaaaagctAAGAAAGATAAAGTACaaaagatagagatacaaaaccgacggggtgcctcccatttagcgcttagtttaacgccTCGGACAGACTTGGAATTCTCCAAACTACTCCTCCAGAAGGAGTAAATCACGAAGCTCAATCACGTCCACATTCTCCGTAGGAAAGTTTTCGTAATATGGCTTTAATCTATGGCCGTTTACTTTGAAAATTGTCCGTTTTGTGAGACTAGTAACTTCAACTGCACCacaaggaaaaacattagtaacaacaaaaggtccactccaacgtgaccttagcttaccaggaaatgaTTTAaaacgagaattaaataaaaggactttttgtcccacaacaaaactctttctAGAAagcatcttgtcatggaaaagtttagTCTTCTCTTTGTAAATTCGAGCACTCtcataagcatcattacgtatatCCTCTAGCTTATTAAGTTGTAACTTTCTATGTTTCcctgcattgtcataatccatgttgcacatctttatcgcccaataagccttatgttcaagttcaaccggaagatgacaagcttttccatacaccaaccgatatggagacataccaatcggtgttttgtacgccgttctatacgcaCAAAGTGTATCGTTGAGTCTATCACTCCAATATTTCCGTGTTGTGTTAACGGTTTTCTCCAAGATGGACTTgatctcacgatttgaaatttcagctttcccactagtttgtgggtgatatggcGTACCGACCTTGTgatttatgttgtacttcttgagaagagcatgaaaggatttcttgaagtgcgaacctccatcactgataaccactcttggtgtaccatgtctagaaaaaatatattccttcacaaactcacaaacaacttgagaatcattagtaggggtggagctttagcttccacccattttggaACATAATCCACAGCAACAAGTATATAGAATTTTTCAttcgaattgacaaaaggacccataaaatcaattccccacacatcaaatacttccaCATAAAGAATCCGTGTGAGTGGAATTTTATTTTGAgaacctagattgcccgttcgttgACATATATCACAAGATTTACAAAAAATACGCATCCTCAAATAAGGTGGgtcaataaaatccactctcaaggactttgagagTGGTACATTTAGAACCAAAAttaccaccacatgcataagtatggcaAAAAGTAAGGATggattgaaattcagagttagATACGCACCTGCAGATTATTTGATCGgaaccatatttccacaagtatggctcatctcacacatattgcttggctatcttcttaagcttaagcttttgaaaattagacattgtactaggtactttccttgtaaccaagtagttcactatatccgcgtatcaaggtgttgaatcttcaattgagaaaagttgttcgtctggaaaacgatcttgtaaaagaagttcttcttcggaaacaacaagtctgctAAGATGATCCGCAAAATTATTTTCAACACCTCTCTTATctttgatttcataatcaaactTTTGCAATAACaatatccaccgtataagtcttgaCTTAGCTTCTTTTTCTTAAGTAGGTACCTAAATGCTGCatgatcggaatacacaaccacttttgcacccaccaaatatgatctaaatttttctagtgcaaacactatagccaacaactctttctcggtggtagaatagttaaTTTGAGCATCATTTAgagtcctagatgcataataaatcacatgggacagcttgtccactctttgacccaaaacaacTCCAACCacgtagtcacttgcatcacacatcaaTTCAAATGGCAAACTCCAATTCGGTGACTTGATAATCGGTGCAGTTGTTCTTTCAATTTGTCAAAGGCTTCTTtacactccttgttgaagtcaaaagcaATCtctttttgcaacaatttgcacatcggcattgagattttggagaaatctttgataaaccgcctgtaaaaacctacatgaccaagaaacgagcgaatttccctcaccgaagtggggtattgtaagttcccaatgaagtctatctttgccttgtctacctcgagcccttgagaggacacgatgtggccaagtacaattccatggtttacgataaaatggcatttctcccagtttaaaaccaaattagtgtctatgcatctctttttagcacaagttcaagattatttaaacaaatatcaaatgaatcaacataaacactaaagtcgtccataaatacctcaatgatgttttccac
Proteins encoded in this window:
- the LOC113339478 gene encoding uncharacterized protein LOC113339478; the protein is MDYDNAGKHRKLQLNKLEDIRNDAYESARIYKEKTKLFHDKMLSRKSFVVGQKVLLFNSRFKSFPVEVTSLTKRTIFKVNGHRLKPYYENFPTENVDVIELRDLLLLEE